A genomic stretch from Hemicordylus capensis ecotype Gifberg chromosome 1, rHemCap1.1.pri, whole genome shotgun sequence includes:
- the UPP2 gene encoding uridine phosphorylase 2 isoform X4, translated as MGIPSISIMLHELIKLLHHAKCCDVTIIRIGTSGGLGVEPGSVVITDTAVDSFFKPQFEQVILDNVVVRSTELDQDLAEELLECSREIKDFPTLVGHTMCTYDFYEGQGRLDGALCSFSNENKLEYLKRAYNAGVRNIEMESTVFAAMCRLCGLRAAVVCVTLLNRLEGDQIRAPHQILVEYQQRPQQLISMFIKKHLGLWTPKGLLDKASF; from the exons ATGGGTATTCCCTCCATTTCTATTATGCTTCATGAGCTAATCAAATTGCTACACCATGCAAAATGCTGTGATGTTACCATTATACGCATCGGTACTTCAGGGGGATTAG GGGTTGAGCCTGGGTCTGTTGTAATAACAGACACAGCAGTGGATTCATTTTTCAAGCCTCAGTTTGAGCAAGTGATACTGGACAATGTGGTTGTACGAAGCACTGAACTTGATCAAGACCTTGCTGAGGAACTCCTGGAGTGTAGCAGAGAGATTAAAGATTTCCCAACACTTGTCGGCCATACTATGTGCACCTATGATTTTTATGAGG GTCAAGGACGATTAGATGGTGCATTATGCTCCTTTTCCAATGAAAATAAGTTAGAGTACTTAAAAAGAGCTTACAATGCTGGTGTCAGAAACATAGAAATGGAATCGACTGTATTTGCTGCGATGTGCAGGCTTTGTGGTCTTAGAG CTGCTGTGGTCTGTGTGACTCTCCTTAACCGACTTGAAGGTGACCAGATCAGAGCACCCCATCAAATTCTAGTTGAATATCAGCAACGACCTCAGCAGCTGATTTCAATGTTTATCAAGAAGCACCTTGGGCTATGGACCCCAAAGGGATTATTAGATAAGGCATCATTCTAG